One genomic segment of Panicum virgatum strain AP13 chromosome 2N, P.virgatum_v5, whole genome shotgun sequence includes these proteins:
- the LOC120658441 gene encoding lamin-like protein — MSWLLVVAVLVGFAVDPSAATDHIVGANHGWNPNINYSLWSGNQTFYVGDLISFRYQKGGTHNVFEVNETGYDNCTMDGVAGNWTSGKDFIPLPEARRYYFICGNGFCLQGMKVAITVHPLRHNASSDGSRGSTGAQGEASTAALRTRGAAWLAAIAVVAAAAGAFC, encoded by the exons ATGTCGTGGCTCCTGGTCGTCGCCGTGCTTGTCGGCTTCGCGGTCGATCCGTCGGCGGCGACGGACCACATCGTGGGCGCCAACCACGGGTGGAACCCCAACATCAACTACTCCCTCTGGTCCGGCAACCAGACCTTCTACGTCGGCGACCTCATCT CGTTCCGGTACCAGAAGGGGGGGACGCACAACGTGTTCGAGGTGAACGAGACGGGGTACGACAACTGCACCATGGACGGGGTCGCCGGCAACTGGACCTCCGGCAAGGACTTCATCCCGCTCCCCGAGGCCCGCCGCTACTACTTCATCTGCGGCAACGGCTTCTGCCTGCAAGGCATGAAGGTCGCCATCACCGTCCACCCGCTCCGGCACAACGCCTCCTCCGATGGCTCCAGGGGCAGCACCGGAGCGCAGGGAGaggcctccacggcggcgctcaGGACGAGGGGCGCCGCGTGGCTGGCAGCAATCGCTGTCGTCGCAGCTGCCGCTGGTGCCTTCTGTTAG
- the LOC120658370 gene encoding probable protein phosphatase 2C 70 isoform X1, producing MGVYLSTPKTDKASADGENDRVRFGLSSMQGWRTTMEDAHAALPDLDDCTSFFGVYDGHGGKAVSKFCAKHLHKQVLINDANSSGDLPASVHKAFLRMDEMMKGQRGWRELTELGEKGNKISGMLEGIIWSPKGGDSDHLGDGWETEEGPNSNFPGPTSGSTACVAVIRNDQLIVANAGDSRCVISRKGQAFNLSTDHKPDLEGEKERILSAGGFVVAGRVNGSLNLSRAIGDMELKQNEVLPAERQIVTAEPELKTVKLSEDDEFIVLACDGIWDCMTSQEVVDFVHKHLNTEDNLSDVCEKLLNRCVAPTSGGEGCDNMTVIIVQFKKPLSSAATTSTEQPAATAEEMRPNELSGPDDPQR from the exons ATGGGGGTGTACCTCAGCACGCCCAAGACCGACAAGGCCTCCGCCGATGGGGAGAACGACCGCGTGCGGTTCGGCCTCTCCTCCATGCAGGGGTGGCGGACCACCATGGAGGACGCG CATGCTGCTTTGCCGGACCTTGATGACTGCACTTCCTTTTTTGGTGTTTATGATGGCCATGGAG GAAAAGCTGTATCTAAATTCTGCGCAAAACATTTGCATAAACAAGTCCTCATAAATGATGCAAATTCATCGGGTGATCTACCCGCTTCTGTCCATAAAGCTTTCTTAAG AATGGATGAGATGATGAAAGGTCAGAGGGGGTGGAGAGAATTGACTGAGCTCGGAGAAAAGGGGAACAAGATTTCGGGTATGCTAGAGGGCATAATATGGTCCCCCAAGGGTGGAGATTCAGATCATCTAGGGGATGGATGGGAAACTGAGGAG GGTCCGAATTCAAACTTTCCTGGGCCAACATCTGGAAGCACAGCTTGTGTGGCTGTCATAAGAAATGATCAACTCATTGTTGCAAATGCTGGGGATTCCCGGTGTGTTATCTCACGGAAGGGTCAG GCGTTCAATTTGTCAACGGATCACAAGCCAGATCTTGAGGGAGAAAAGGAGAGGATTTTGAGTGCCGGTGGATTTGTTGTTGCTGGGCGGGTCAATGGAagtctgaacttgtcaaggGCAATAG GTGACATGGAACTGAAGCAAAATGAGGTTTTGCCAGCTGAGAGACAGATTGTGACTGCTGAACCTGAGTTGAAAACA GTCAAGCTTTCTGAAGATGATGAATTCATTGTTTTAGCATGTGATGGCATATG GGACTGTATGACAAGTCAAGAAGTGGTTGATTTTGTACATAAACACTTAAACACC GAGGATAACCTATCAGATGTGTGCGAGAAGTTGCTCAACCGCTGTGTGGCACCTACATCTGGTGGCGAAGGATGTGATAACATGACTGTTATCATTGTTCAGTTTAAGAAACCACTTTCTTCAGCTGCTACTACTAGTACCGAGCAGCCTGCAGCAACTGCAGAAGAGATGCGGCCGAA CGAGCTCAGTGGCCCAGACGACCCCCAGAGGTAG
- the LOC120658370 gene encoding probable protein phosphatase 2C 70 isoform X2, producing the protein MGVYLSTPKTDKASADGENDRVRFGLSSMQGWRTTMEDAHAALPDLDDCTSFFGVYDGHGGKAVSKFCAKHLHKQVLINDANSSGDLPASVHKAFLRMDEMMKGQRGWRELTELGEKGNKISGMLEGIIWSPKGGDSDHLGDGWETEEGPNSNFPGPTSGSTACVAVIRNDQLIVANAGDSRCVISRKGQAFNLSTDHKPDLEGEKERILSAGGFVVAGRVNGSLNLSRAIGDMELKQNEVLPAERQIVTAEPELKTVKLSEDDEFIVLACDGIWDCMTSQEVVDFVHKHLNTEDNLSDVCEKLLNRCVAPTSGGEGCDNMTVIIVQFKKPLSSAATTSTEQPAATAEEMRPKI; encoded by the exons ATGGGGGTGTACCTCAGCACGCCCAAGACCGACAAGGCCTCCGCCGATGGGGAGAACGACCGCGTGCGGTTCGGCCTCTCCTCCATGCAGGGGTGGCGGACCACCATGGAGGACGCG CATGCTGCTTTGCCGGACCTTGATGACTGCACTTCCTTTTTTGGTGTTTATGATGGCCATGGAG GAAAAGCTGTATCTAAATTCTGCGCAAAACATTTGCATAAACAAGTCCTCATAAATGATGCAAATTCATCGGGTGATCTACCCGCTTCTGTCCATAAAGCTTTCTTAAG AATGGATGAGATGATGAAAGGTCAGAGGGGGTGGAGAGAATTGACTGAGCTCGGAGAAAAGGGGAACAAGATTTCGGGTATGCTAGAGGGCATAATATGGTCCCCCAAGGGTGGAGATTCAGATCATCTAGGGGATGGATGGGAAACTGAGGAG GGTCCGAATTCAAACTTTCCTGGGCCAACATCTGGAAGCACAGCTTGTGTGGCTGTCATAAGAAATGATCAACTCATTGTTGCAAATGCTGGGGATTCCCGGTGTGTTATCTCACGGAAGGGTCAG GCGTTCAATTTGTCAACGGATCACAAGCCAGATCTTGAGGGAGAAAAGGAGAGGATTTTGAGTGCCGGTGGATTTGTTGTTGCTGGGCGGGTCAATGGAagtctgaacttgtcaaggGCAATAG GTGACATGGAACTGAAGCAAAATGAGGTTTTGCCAGCTGAGAGACAGATTGTGACTGCTGAACCTGAGTTGAAAACA GTCAAGCTTTCTGAAGATGATGAATTCATTGTTTTAGCATGTGATGGCATATG GGACTGTATGACAAGTCAAGAAGTGGTTGATTTTGTACATAAACACTTAAACACC GAGGATAACCTATCAGATGTGTGCGAGAAGTTGCTCAACCGCTGTGTGGCACCTACATCTGGTGGCGAAGGATGTGATAACATGACTGTTATCATTGTTCAGTTTAAGAAACCACTTTCTTCAGCTGCTACTACTAGTACCGAGCAGCCTGCAGCAACTGCAGAAGAGATGCGGCCGAA AATTTGA
- the LOC120658461 gene encoding hydrophobic protein OSR8, translating into MGDGRCCTFLEILLAVILPPLGVFLRFGCCSMEFCICLLLTILGYVPGIIYAIYVLVALDSDRHEREYYTLA; encoded by the exons ATGGGGGACGGCCGCTGCTGCACGTTCCTGGAGATCCTCCTCGCCGTCATCCTCCCGCCGCTCGGCGTCTTCCTCCGATTCGGCTGCTGCAGC ATGGAGTTCTGCATCTGCTTGCTGCTCACAATCCTTGGCTATGTCCCTGGAATCATCTACGCCATTTATGTCCTTGTTGCCCTCGACTCTGACCGGCACGAGAGGGAATACTACACCCTTGCGTAG